In Nymphaea colorata isolate Beijing-Zhang1983 chromosome 10, ASM883128v2, whole genome shotgun sequence, the genomic stretch ACTAGATCAGGCTATTAGTTCGTCCGGCCGCTACATGGAAAGTTTCTCAAGcagcaaaaagcaaaaagggtTAGCTGCTTCGCCCATCAAGataaaaaatatgcatattttATTGCTCTTTGATTGTACCAACCCCTTTAGACCAGTCTTAGTCAATTATATCTTATGCTTCTACGCGCTGTGTTGTCTCCTCATCCTGTTAGCTGCAAATTAAGAAGGTATCCCCTTCCATGCCTATAAATACCAGGGCCACGCGCCCCTTTGAATGCACAGAAACACAAGTAAGAGTAGAGCACTCCCACAAATCGCTTCATCCATTCCACCGAGTTCCCTTTAGAGATAGACAGACAAAATACATGAAGGGCATGGCTCCATATTCCTCTAGTCATGGCCGCCTCGCCATGGCCGGTAGCTTGGCACTGTTCTGCCTGCTGATGGAGTTGGCCTCAGTTGTTTTAGCTCACGATGGCGAGTTGCGCGTCGGCTACTACAGCCGCAACTGCCCTTCCGTTGAGGACGTCGTGAGAAGCACGGTCACAAAGGCCGTTGCTCGCGATCCAGGCACGCCTGCTGCGCTGATCAGGTTGCACTTCCACGACTGCTTTGTCAGGTTGAGCACCTTCTATCTTCCTAGATGTTTGATCTACGTCTGTAACTGTAAGTAGCATAAAAATTATACATGTTACAACGCCATTGGAGTGTAAACTTCAAGCTAAAGCTCCCTATTCAAACCagagaaagttgtgtgcgcCGTGCCCATGGTACACTGTAAAGTAGTGAAggatatttttataatttgttcaaaagaaatgtcctttataatcattttattttttttcatttttatttttgtgtttacaatttttttaagtgtAAACTAAAGGTACTTTAGTTGTTAACCATATTAATGCACAAAAATTCATGTACCAATACCGCACATATAATCATTCAAACACTTTAGGTTAATATATTTCTATGATGTAGTGGAGTTTTAAAAAACCACGTGCCATCTCCAACCTGCCAAGCCCTAATTTGGCACCCACAAGCCCTTGGCCTTAATGCAACCCCAGACACTATAAGCAAAAGCAACACCCACACCCTGTTAACAGGGTGAAAGGAAACTGTTTTGACCTCCCATTAAATTGCCAATGAAAGACCACAACATATTCATTTGTCAAGGCCCCGCAACCGTAACTTCCCGTGTCGCCAatctttgacaaattttttaaactaaAACGTCCTGgttttgatttaaattcacagGGTTGTGATGCATCTGTGCTGCTGGACTCTACGCCGGGCAATCCAGCCGAGAAGGATTCCCCTACAAACAACCCCAGTCTCAATGGGTTCGACGTCATAGATGAAGCCAAATCCATCCTGGAGTCCCAATGCCCGCAAGTGGTCTCTTGTGCGGACATTGTTGCCTTCGCCGCCCGGGAGTCTGTCCGCGTTGCCGGAGGGTTCTTCTATCCGGTGCCGGCAGGGCGACGAGACGGCCTTGTCTCCAAGAAATCCGAAGTTAACCAGAACTTGCCGATGGCATTCTTCGACGTCAAGCAATTACAAGAGAACTTTGCAAGGAAGGGTTTTTCTCTCGAGGACATGGTCACGCTGTCCGGTGCACACACGATCGGGGATTCCCACTGTTCTGCATTTTCGAACAGGCTGTATAGCTTCAAGAACACAACGAATGCCTCGGAGCCCTCCATGGACCCGAAGTACGTATCTGACTTGAGAAGCAAATGCCCAGCTCCAGGATCGCGCCAGGATCCAACCGTACCATTGGACCCAGTGACACCACGGACGTTGGACAACCAATACTACGTGAACCTCAAGAACCACAGGGGCCTTCTCTCATCGGACCAGGCATTGATGGAGAGGGATGACACGGCCAAGATGGTGCAGGCAAACATTAACAGTGGCTCGATTTGGTTGCATAAGTTTGCGGACGCGATGGTGCGGATGGGGAAGATTGAGGTGTTGACTGGGTCTCAAGGACAGATCAGGAAGTCCTGCAGGGTTATCAATTGATCTCTAGTTCTTGCTTTTCATATCTAAAAATGgaaaacctttcttttctttagtgTGTGATATATCGGACAAAATAATATGTCGAAGTTTGGTTGGGGCCAATTGGTTGTTACCCACTTTATTCATTTCTGTTGTAACGGTGAGACAAGTGATTGTGGCAATAATTTATGGTTCTTGTTTGGTAAGGTACCTTTGTTTGCATTCTCCACGGCACATGAACAACATGTTCTAAGTTCAATTTTCATGGGTCCATCTTATAGGAGGTTAATGATTGATGGCCAAGTTCTACCGTTCTCCCTTTCTTTACATTTGTATTTGTCTCTCACACAAGGGCCTCGATAGCTGGGGGCTTCGTGGGACGTATGCCCCACCGACCACAATTTTAAACATTGAATTTACATGTTGGATCTCGGTGAAACTAAATTCAGTTAAATGGGT encodes the following:
- the LOC116262902 gene encoding peroxidase 5-like isoform X2, which gives rise to MKGIMVPYSSTHGRLAMAGSLALFCLLMGLASVGLAHDGELRVGYYSRSCPSVEDVVRSTVAKAVASDPGMPAALIRLHFHDCFVRGCDASVLLDSTPGNPAEKDSPTNNPSLNGFDVIDEAKSILESQCPQVVSCADIVAFAARESVRVAGGFFYPVPAGRRDGLVSKKSEVNQNLPMAFFDVKQLQENFARKGFSLEDMVTLSGAHTIGDSHCSAFSNRLYSFKNTTNASEPSMDPKYVSDLRSKCPAPGSRQDPTVPLDPVTPRTLDNQYYVNLKNHRGLLSSDQALMERDDTAKMVQANINSGSIWLHKFADAMVRMGKIEVLTGSQGQIRKSCRVIN